The proteins below are encoded in one region of Misgurnus anguillicaudatus chromosome 24, ASM2758022v2, whole genome shotgun sequence:
- the med29 gene encoding mediator of RNA polymerase II transcription subunit 29 — protein MASQQQQQQLGTNNPQMTAQQAAILQQQQQQQQQQQQQQQQQQQLSQQQDFDPVHRFKMLIPQLKESLQNVMTIASQNFSYNTAIDNQRTTEKGNEAAVQRFDKSLEEFYALCDQLELCLRLSHECLSQSIDSTKHSPNLVPTATKPDTVQTESLSYSQYLSMIKSQISCAKDIHNALLECSKKIAGKGQ, from the exons atggcGTCGCAGCAACAACAGCAGCAGCTGGGTACTAACAATCCCCAAATGACCGCTCAGCAAGCCGCTATTTTacagcagcagcaacaacaacagcagcagcaacaacaacaacaacaacagcagcagcagctcAGTCAACAACAAGACTTTGATCCCGTTCACAGATTCAAAATGCTGATACCACAGCTCAAGGAGAGTTTACAG AATGTCATGACCATTGCTTCACAAAATTTTTCGTACAATACGGCAATTGACAACCAACGCACAACAGA GAAGGGTAATGAGGCAGCTGTACAACGGTTTGATAAAAGTTTAGAGGAGTTTTATGCTCTTTGTGATCAGCTGGAGCTCTGTCTG CGTCTGTCCCATGAGTGTCTCTCACAGAGCATCGACAGCACAAAGCATTCTCCCAATCTCGTACCTACAGCCACCAAACCAGACACAGTACAAACTGAATCTTTGTCTTACTCGCAGTATCTTAGTATGATCAAATCACAGATTTCATGTGCTAAAGACATCCATAATGCTCTTTTGGAGTGTTCAAAGAAGATTGCTGGAAAGGGACAGTGA
- the rrp8 gene encoding uncharacterized protein rrp8, with protein MFAEEEWTDSPSADGSHQTVVKKASSTPVKDKVVGKRSLMRTLQTLGSVPDWESEKTFGDSDEEKEKSPAPNKPKKKRCKKRRRSSKVDNVEGEQKEQLDSSETPAKKKKQQPMKKTSLKISQDSSKDKSNKGAPVDKETSQTEQILSRKQWKNRMKNKRRCKNKYLPKTTDIDNAKAKKEPLEPPKDLSATQKVQKDKSAKLKTKSRIKNDITVKNNVKNGKDSVKSNMRTDHTQTVSDSISNNKISHELGNKEKTHKMTKQMQIRAEKLRQILKLHHTDDSKTDKHKKEEQENNIANTKGDAEETPPDRSSALRSKMEKRLEAARFRHINELLYTSTSGEAKRMFQQDPDAIGIYHRGYTAQVQHWPENPLDSIISYIRQRPASLVVADFGCGDCKVAKSLKNKVHSFDLAPACKLATACDMSKVPLRDSTVDIAVFCLSLMGTNLGDFLKEANRVLVMGGVLKIAEVASRFEDVRSFTGAMSSLGFKLVSKDTENTHFYSFEFIKTGNAPENVKKPGLQLKPCLYKKR; from the exons ATGTTTGCTGAAGAGGAATGGACTGATTCTCCATCAGCAGATGGATCACATCAGACTGTTGTCAAAAAAGCGTCTTCTACTCCTGTCAAG GATAAGGTTGTGGGTAAACGAAGTCTTATGAGAACTTTGCAGACGCTGGGATCAGTTCCAGACTGGGAGAGTGAAAAAACTTTTGGGGATAGCGATGAGGAGAAAGAGAAGTCACCTGCACCCAACAAACCAAAAAAGAAAAGGTGCAAAAAACGCAGGAGATCTTCTAAGGTTGATAATGTTGAGGGGGAGCAGAAGGAACAGCTGGATTCATCTGAAACACCtgcaaagaagaagaagcagcaaCCAATGAAGAAGACAAGT TTAAAGATCTCGCAAGATTCCAGTAAGGATAAGAGTAACAAAGGCGCTCCGGTAGATAAAGAAACAAGTCAAACAGAGCAAATACTGAGCAGAAAACAGTGGAAGAACAGGATGAAGAACAAGAGACGGTGTAAGAACAAATACCTACCGAAAACAACCGATATCGATAATGCCAAAGCAAAGAAAGAACCCTTGGAACCACCAAAAGACCTTTCGGCAACCCAGAAAGTGCAGAAAGATAAGTCAGCCAAATTAAAAACGAAGTCTCGTATAAAGAACGATATTACTGTCAAgaacaatgttaaaaatggcAAAGACTCTGTTAAATCAAATATGAGAACTGATCATACTCAGACAGTAAGTGACTCTATCAGCAACAATAAAATCTCACATGAATTgggaaataaagaaaaaacacataaaatgacCAAGCAAATGCAAATACGGGCAGAGAAATTGAGACAAATTTTAAAGTTGCATCATACTGATGACAGTAAAACAGACAAACATAAGAAAGAAGAACAGGAAAACAATATAGCGAATACAAAGGGTGACGCTGAGGAGACGCCTCCTGACCGTTCAAGTGCCTTAAGGTCAAAGATGGAGAAACGGTTAGAAGCCGCTCGATTTCGCCACATCAACGAGCTGCTTTACACTTCGACCAGTGGTGAGGCCAAACGCATGTTTCAACAGGACCCTGATGCTATTGGGATTTACCACAGGGGTTACACTGCACAGGTGCAACACTGGCCTGAAAACCCTTTGGATTCTATCATTTCATATATACGTCAAAG ACCAGCTTCTTTAGTCGTTGCAGACTTTGGATGCGGGGACTGTAAGGTTGCAAAGAGTTTGAAGAATAAAGTTCACTCTTTTGACTTGGCTCCAGCTTGTAAGCTTGCCACAGCATGTGACATGTCAAAA GTGCCACTCAGAGATTCCACAGTGGATATTGCCGTTTTCTGCCTTTCTCTTATGGGAACAAATCTTGGTGACTTTTTGAAAGAAGCTAATAGAGTTTTGGTGATGGG GGGTGTTCTTAAAATTGCAGAAGTTGCCAGTAGATTTGAAGATGTGCGTTCCTTTACTGGTGCAATGTCAAGTCTGGGCTTTAAGTTGGTCAGTAAG gaCACAGAAAACACCCACTTCTACTCTTTCGAGTTCATTAAAACGGGAAATGCACCAGAGAATGTGAAGAAACCTGGACTACAGCTTAAGCCGTGTCTGTACAAGAAACGATAA